A window from Bradysia coprophila strain Holo2 chromosome X unlocalized genomic scaffold, BU_Bcop_v1 contig_20, whole genome shotgun sequence encodes these proteins:
- the LOC119068799 gene encoding spectrin beta chain isoform X7 translates to MTTDISVVRWDPSQGPGSEYIDEYEYDGGNSSSRLFERSRIKALAEERGNVQKKTFTKWVNSHLVRVNGRIQDLYIDMRDGKNLIKLLEVLSGERLPKPTKGKMRIHCLENVDKALQFLRDQRVHLENIGSHDIVDGNASLNLGLIWTIILRFQIQDITIEEVDNKETKSAKDALLLWCQMKTAGYQNVNVRNFTTSWRDGLAFNAIIHKHRPDLIQFDKLGKNHPMHNLNNAFDVAEKLGLTKLLDAEDVFVEHPDEKSIITYVVTYYHYFSKLKQETVQGKRIGKVVGIAMENEKMINDYETFTSDLLGWIESTIITLGDRTFANSLTGVQQQLSQFANYRTVEKPPKFVEKGNLEVLLFTLQSKMRSNNQKPYTPKEGRMISDINKAWERLEKAEHERELALREELIRQEKLEQLAARFNRKASMRETWLSENQRLVSQDNFGFDLAAVEAAAKKHEAIQTDIHAYEERVQAVVAVSDELDAERYHDIERILARKENVLRLWQYLQELLEARKMRLELSWQLQQNFQEMLYILDNMEEIKQRLLTDDYGKHLMGVEDLLQKHSLVEADINVLGERVKTVVQNSQRFLGEEANGYRPCDPAIIVDRVQQLEDAYAELVRLAVERRSRLEESRKLWQFYWDTSDEENWIKEKEQIVSTADIGHDLTTINLLLSKHKALESDIQSHDPQLQSVAKIGDELISEGHFGADRIKDRLKEILAKWNHLLDLTKYRRQRLENAVDYFQLFADADDIDQWMLDSLRLVSSEDVGKDESHAQSLLKKHKDVSDELKSYAETIDQLHKQADALTLDETEQKTVSDRIASIDDRYKQLMELSKLRKLRLLDALSLYKLMSEADGVEQWIDEKEKMLDTMTPGKDIEDVEIMKHRYDGFDKEMNANASRVDIVNQLAHQLLNQFTSVDHPNAEQIITRQNHLNQEWSRLRDKADTKRDQLNSAHGVQTFYIECRETISWIEDKKRILTETDNLQMDLTGVMTLQRRLSGMERDLAAIQAKLTALEKEADAIEGEHPEEAALIRERIAQITVIWEQLTNMLKDRDSKLEERGDLHRFLRDLDHFQTWLTKTQTDVASEDPPASLPEAEKLLNQHQTIREEIDNYTEDYQNMMEYGETLTSDPENNDPQYMFLRERLNALKDGWEELHQMWENRQELLSQSLDQQLFNRDSRQAEVLLSQQEHFLSKDDTPVNLEQAENQLKRHEAFLTTMDANDDKINSIVHVADALVDKKHYDADRIRKRADNIAERRDGNQNRAKEQQEKLMNQVKLHEFLQDLEELTEWVSEKYIISQDDTYRSAKTIHSKWTRHQAFEAEIAANKERLFEAEKAAQGLMTEKPEFKEIIEPKLKDLSKSFEDLETFTKDKGAQLFDANREVLVQQTCDDIDSYITDLEKQIINTDTGNDLTSVNILMQKQQVIQTQMALKARQVEEMDKQTQYLQKTIPLEQVEPIVTKKVAVTERFEKIKAPLVERQKQLEKKKEAFQFGRDVEEEKLWIDEKMPLATSDDCGNSLFNVNVLKKKNQSLATEIENHEPRIMAICNNGQKLIDEGHEDSPQFVERIKELTQKWQELKDAIENRRKNLDQSERVQQYFFDAAEAESWMSEQELYMMVEDRGKDETTAQNLMKKHETLEQLVEDYANTIRQLGDTARQLTLEQISHGDAVSVKQSQLDKLYAGLKDLAGERRARLDEALQLFMLNREVDDLEQWIAERELVAGSHELGQDYDHVTLLWERFKEFAKDTATVGGERVARANGIADDLIHAGHSDSATIAEWKDGLNESWQDLLELIDTRTQMLAASRELHRFFHDCKDVLSRILEKQHGVSDELGRDAGSVSALQRKHHNFIQDLTTLYSQVQLIQEESAKLQASYAGDRAREITNREQEVLQAWMNLQAMCDTRKTKLSDTGDLFKFFNMVRTLMLWMDDVVRQMNTSEKPRDVSGVELLMNNHQSLKAEIDTREDNFSTCLTLGKELLARNHYATTEIKDRLLQLTNTRNALLHRWEERWENLQLILEVYQFARDAAVAEAWLIAQEPYLMSTELGHTIDEVENLIKKHEAFEKSAAAQEERFSALQRLTTFELKEMKRRQDAAEEVERKRLQAENEAKAAAEAQAEAARRAESKDSADASSPHREHEAVTMRAASPIAERPISQTDRPSSGGDADVEGTLTRKHEWEHTTKKASNRSWDKVYVVARGARLTFYKDQKASKAVPESTFRGEPPLILEGASVDVATDYTKKKHVFRIKLSNGAEFLLQAHDDSEMNQWVGALQAQCQTGGGGGSRSMTLPASSQKDETKRKSFFTLKKK, encoded by the exons atgACTACAGACATTTCGGTAGTGCGCTGGGATCCCAGTCAGGGGCCTGGCAGCGAATACATTGACGAATACGAATACGACGGAGGAAATTCAAGTTCTCGCCTTTTCGAACGTTCTCGCATTAAAGCTTTAGCCG AGGAACGAGGAAACGTACAAAAGAAGACGTTCACAAAATGGGTCAACTCACATTTGGTACGTGTGAATGGTCGCATACAGGATTTGTATATTGATATGCGTGACggtaaaaatttgatcaaattgTTGGAAGTACTGTCGGGTGAACGTCTTCCAAAGCCGACAAAAGGCAAGATGAGAATTCACTGCTTGGAAAATGTGGACAAAGCGTTGCAATTTTTACGCGACCAACGAGTGCATTTGGAAAATATCGGTTCGCACGATATTGTCGATGGCAATGCCAGTTTAAATTTGGGACTCATTTGGACGATCATTCTTCGGTTCCAAATTCAGGATATTACAATTGAAGAAGTTGACAACAAGGAAACGAAATCAGCTAAAGATGCCCTGCTATTGTGGTGTCAAATGAAAACAGCTGGAtatcaaaatgtaaatgtgCGCAATTTTACAACATCCTGGAGAGACGGTTTAGCATTCAATGCTATCATTCACAAACATCGACCCGATCTCATCCAGTTCGACAAATTGGGTAAAAATCATCCCATGCACAACTTGAACAATGCCTTCGATGTGGCAGAAAAATTGGGCTTGACAAAACTATTAGATGCTGAGGACGTGTTCGTTGAACATCCAGATGAAAAATCAATCATCACATACGTCGTCACATACTATCACTACTTCAGCAAACTCAAACAAGAAACAGTACAAGGAAAGCGTATTGGAAAAGTAGTCGGCATAGCAatggaaaatgagaaaatgatcAACGACTACGAGACATTTACTAGTGACCTTCTCGGATGGATCGAAAGCACAATCATCACGTTGGGCGATCGAACGTTCGCAAACTCATTAACCGGCGTACAACAGCAGCTATCGCAATTCGCAAACTATCGTACAGTCGAGAAACCAccaaaattcgtcgaaaaaGGCAACTTGGAAGTTCTGTTGTTCACACTCCAGTCGAAGATGCGCTCGAACAACCAGAAACCATACACGCCGAAAGAGGGACGAATGATTTCCGATATCAACAAAGCGTGGGAACGATTGGAGAAAGCCGAACATGAACGAGAATTGGCGTTACGCGAGGAGCTTATACGTCAGGAGAAACTTGAACAGCTTGCAGCTCGTTTCAATCGAAAGGCATCGATGAGAGAGACCTGGCTGTCCGAAAATCAACGGCTTGTTAGCCAAGACAACTTTGGATTCGATTTGGCAGCTGTTGAAGCAGCAGCCAAGAAACACGAAGCCATTCAAACTGATATCCATGCATATGAAGAACGCGTTCAAGCTGTTGTCGCTGTGTCCGATGAATTGGACGCGGAACGATATCACGACATTGAACGCATATTGGCACGTAAAGAGAATGTCTTACGATTGTGGCAATATCTGCAAGAGTTATTGGAGGCTCGCAAGATGCGTCTAGAACTTTCATGGCAGCTACAGCAAAACTTCCAAGAGATGCTCTACATCTTGGACAATATGGAAGAAATCAAACAACGTTTATTGACAGACGATTACGGCAAACATTTGATGGGTGTTGAAGATCTGTTGCAGAAACATTCTCTGGTAGAAGCCGACATCAACGTACTGGGCGAACGTGTCAAAACAGTTGTCCAAAATTCGCAACGATTTTTGGGTGAAGAAGCCAATGGTTACCGACCATGTGATCCAGCTATCATCGTTGACCGTGTCCAACAGCTGGAGGACGCATATGCCGAACTCGTCCGATTGGCCGTTGAACGCAGATCGCGTTTGGAAGAGAGCCGCAAATTGTGGCAATTCTACTGGGACACTTCTGATGAAGAAAATTGGATCAAGGAGAAGGAACAGATCGTTTCGACCGCCGACATCGGTCACGATCTCACCACAATCAATCTGTTGCTATCCAAGCACAAAGCCCTCGAATCCGACATTCAATCGCACGATCCACAGTTGCAGTCGGTTGCGAAGATTGGTGACGAACTCATCAGCGAAGGTCACTTTGGTGCCGATCGTATCAAGGATCGTCTAAAGGAAATCCTAGCGAAATGGAATCACCTTTTGGATTTAACAAAATATCGTCGTCAACGTCTCGAGAATGCAGTCGATTACTTCCAATTGTTTGCTGATGCTGATGACATCGATCAATGGATGTTGGATTCGTTGCGATTGGTTTCGTCCGAAGATGTGGGCAAGGACGAGTCACATGCTCAATCCTTGTTGAAAAAGCACAAAGATGTTTCCGACGAACTTAAGAGCTATGCTGAAACTATCGACCAGCTACATAAACAAGCCGATGCGCTAACACTCGATGAAACAGAACAGAAAACCGTGTCTGATCGTATTGCATCGATCGATGACCGATACAAGCAGCTCATGGAGCTATCCAAATTGCGTAAACTTCGCTTATTGGACGCACTCAGTTTGTATAAACTCATGTCGGAGGCCGATGGCGTTGAGCAATGGATTGatgaaaaagagaaaatgttGGACACAATGACGCCTGGAAAGGATATCGAAGATGTTGAAATAATGAAACATCGTTACGATGGTTTCGATAAGGAAATGAATGCAAACGCATCCAGAGTCGATATTGTCAACCAATTGGCCCACCAATTGTTGAACCAATTCACCAGTGTTGACCATCCGAATGCTGAACAAATTATCACTCGTCAGAATCATCTCAATCAAGAATGGTCACGATTACGCGACAAGGCAGACACGAAGAGAGATCAACTCAACTCGGCACATGGTGTGCAGACCTTCTACATTGAATGCCGTGAAACAATTTCATGGATCGAAGACAAGAAACGTATTTTGACCGAAACCGACAATCTACAAATGGATTTGACCGGTGTCATGACTCTACAACGTAGACTCAGCGGTATGGAACGTGATTTGGCAGCTATTCAAGCTAAACTTACCGCATTGGAAAAGGAAGCCGATGCCATTGAAGGTGAACATCCTGAAGAGGCTGCACTGATTCGTGAACGCATCGCACAGATTACCGTCATTTGGGAACAATTGACCAATATGTTGAAGGACCGTGATTCCAAATTGGAGGAACGCGGTGACTTGCATCGATTCTTACGTGATTTGGATCATTTCCAGACCTGGTTGACTAAAACTCAAACCGATGTCGCATCGGAAGATCCGCCAGCTTCGCTTCCAGAAGCCGAGAAGTTACTCAATCAACATCAAACCATTCGCGAAGAGATCGACAATTACACCGAAGATTATCAGAACATGATGGAATATGGTGAGACATTGACTTCCGATCCAGAAAATAATGATCCGCAATACATGTTCTTGAGAGAACGTTTGAATGCATTGAAAGACGGCTGGGAAGAGCTACACCAAATGTGGGAAAATCGTCAAGAGCTGTTGTCGCAAAGTTTGGATCAACAATTGTTCAACCGTGACTCGAGACAAGCAGAAGTTTTGCTTAGTCAACAGGAACATTTCCTTAGCAAGGACGACACACCAGTCAATCTTGAACAGGCTGAAAATCAACTTAAACGCCACGAAGCCTTCCTCACTACAATGGATGCTAATGACGATAAGATTAATAGCATTGTCCACGTAGCCGACGCTTTAGTCGATAAGAAGCACTACGATGCTGATAGAATTCGCAAACGCGCTGACAACATTGCCGAACGTCGTGATGGTAACCAGAATCGTGCTAAAGAGCAACAAGAGAAATTGATGAATCAAGTAAAATTGCACGAATTCTTGCAAGACTTGGAAGAACTCACCGAATGGGTGTccgaaaaatatattatttccCAAGATGACACCTACCGCAGTGCGAAGACCATTCACTCGAAGTGGACACGTCATCAAGCCTTCGAAGCTGAAATCGCTGCCAACAAAGAGCGATTATTCGAAGCTGAAAAGGCAGCCCAGGGACTAATGACAGAAAAGCCAGAATTCAAGGAAATTATCGAGCCGAAACTGAAGGACCTTTCAAAATCGTTTGAAGATTTGGAAACATTCACGAAAGACAAGGGAGCTCAATTGTTCGATGCTAATCGCGAAGTCTTGGTTCAACAAACCTGCGATGATATCGACTCTTACATCACTGATCTAGAGAAGCAGATCATTAACACCGATACCGGCAATGACTTGACATCAGTCAACATTCTCATGCAGAAGCAACAAGTAATTCAAACTCAAATGGCACTCAAAGCAAGACAAGTCGAAGAAATGGATAAGCAGACTCAATATTTACAAAAGACCATCCCATTGGAACAGGTCGAACCGATTGTTACAAAGAAGGTCGCCGTTACCGAACGGTTTGAGAAGATCAAGGCTCCGCTCGTGGAACGCCAGAAACAACTcgagaagaagaaagaagccTTCCAATTCGGACGTGAcgttgaagaagaaaaattgtggATCGATGAAAAAATGCCGTTAGCCACATCGGACGATTGTGGTAACTCATTGTTCAATGTCAACGtattgaagaagaagaaccaATCCTTGGCTACTGAAATCGAAAATCACGAACCAAGAATAATGGCCATCTGCAACAACGGACAAAAGTTGATCGACGAAGGCCACGAAGATTCACCACAATTTGTCGAGCGAATCAAGGAGCTCACACAGAAATGGCAAGAACTCAAAGATGCCATCGAAAATAGACGTAAGAATCTAGACCAATCCGAACGTGTTCAGCAATACTTTTTCGATGCCGCTGAAGCGGAATCATGGATGAGCGAACAAGAATTGTACATGATGGTTGAGGATCGTGGCAAGGACGAGACAACCGCACAAAACTTGATGAAAAAACATGAGACCTTGGAGCAACTGGTTGAAGATTATGCAAATACCATTCGCCAGTTAGGTGACACTGCCAGACAATTGACTTTAGAACAAATTTCGCACGGTGATGCTGTTTCAGTTAAACAATCTCAGCTTGATAAATTGTATGCAGGTCTCAAAGACTTGGCTGGAGAGCGACGAGCTCGTTTAGACGAAGCCCTTCAATTGTTTATGCTTAACCGTGAGGTGGACGATTTGGAACAATGGATCGCAGAACGTGAACTTGTTGCCGGTTCACATGAATTAGGACAAGATTATGACCATGTTACATTGTTGTGGGAACGATTCAAAGAATTTGCAAAGGATACAGCTACCGTTGGTGGTGAACGTGTTGCCCGTGCTAACGGCATTGCTGATGATTTAATTCATGCTGGTCATTCGGACAGCGCCACAATTGCAGAATGGAAGGATGGCTTAAATGAGTCGTGGCAAGATTTGTTGGAACTCATTGACACTAGAACACAGATGTTGGCCGCTTCGAGAGAATTACATCGATTCTTCCACGATTGCAAAGATGTTCTCAGCCGAATCCTTGAGAAGCAACACGGTGTTTCCGACGAACTTGGCCGTGATGCTGGTTCCGTTTCAGCACTGCAGCGTAAACACCACAATTTCATTCAAGATTTAACTACACTTTACTCCCAAGTTCAACTCATTCAAGAGGAATCGGCTAAATTGCAAGCATCTTATGCCGGCGACAGAGCCCGTGAAATAACAAATCGTGAACAGGAAGTGCTACAGGCTTGGATGAACTTGCAAGCAATGTGCGACACacgcaaaacaaaattgtccGATACCGGCGATCTGTTCAAATTCTTCAACATGGTCCGTACATTGATGCTATGGATGGACGACGTAGTTCGTCAAATGAATACTTCAGAAAAACCACGTGATGTGTCAGGCGTTGAACTTCTCATGAATAACCATCAAAGCTTAAAGGCAGAAATCGACACTCGCGAAGACAATTTCTCGACCTGTTTGACATTGGGCAAAGAGCTGTTGGCCAGAAATCACTATGCAACAACCGAAATCAAGGATCGTCTATTACAACTGACCAATACTAGAAACGCATTGCTTCATCGTTGGGAAGAGCGTTGGGAGAATTTACAATTGA TTCTCGAAGTCTATCAATTTGCTCGCGATGCTGCTGTTGCCGAAGCCTGGCTTATCGCCCAAGAACCATATTTAATGTCAACGGAATTGGGTCACACAATCGATGAAGTTGAAAATCTGATCAAGAAACACGAAGCCTTTGAGAAGTCCGCTGCCGCGCAAGAGGAAAGATTTAGCGCTTTGCAACGATTAACTACG TTTGAGCTCAAAGAAATGAAACGACGACAAGACGCTGCCGAGGAAGTCGAACGAAAACGTCTACAAGCCGAAAATGAAGCAAAGGCTGCCGCCGAAGCCCAAGCCGAAGCTGCTCGACGAGCTGAATCGAAAGATTCAGCCGATGCATCGTCACCGCACCGGGAACACGAAGCAG tCACAATGAGAGCTGCTTCACCTATAGCTGAGAGACCTATCTCTCAAACAG ATCGGCCGAGCTCTGGTGGAGATGCTGATGTTGAAGGTACACTTACACGTAAACACGAATGGGAACACACAACAAAGAAAGCATCGAACCGATCATGGGATAAG GTTTATGTTGTTGCACGCGGTGCCCGTTTGACATTCTACAAAGATCAAAAAGCCAGTAAAGCTGTCCCAGAGTCCACGTTCCGTGGCGAGCCACCATTGATATTAGAAGGTGCATCGGTCGATGTAGCAACAGATTACACGAAAAAGAAGCATGTGTTTAGAATCAA GTTATCGAACGGAGCCGAATTCTTATTGCAAGCGCATGATGATTCTGAAATGAATCAATGGGTGGGAGCATTACAAGCACAGTGTCAAACTGGCGGCGGTGGCGGCAGCAGATCGATGACCCTACCTGCTTCATCACAAAAGGATGAGACCAAAAGGAAGTCGTTCTTTACGCtaaagaaaaagtaa